Genomic DNA from Echeneis naucrates chromosome 23, fEcheNa1.1, whole genome shotgun sequence:
gctgatgaaCACTCAGCCTGAGAAGCCATTCATCAGGAACAAGGCGGCCCAGGTCTTGGCCCTGACGTTCATCATGGAGTACCTGACCATGTGGCCCAAGTTCTTTTTTGACATCCTGACCCTGGTGGGTCTGAACCCGCACGGCGTTGACATCTACCTGAGGACACTGATGGCCATCGACGCCGAGGTGGTGGACAGAGACATCCTCCACACGCCTGAGGTGAAAGCCCACTGTCTGAGGAGGAGAATGTTAAAGAAGAGCAGAGGTCATGGAaatattcattttgttcttcatcAGTTAGATGATTACAGGAAGAGGAGGTTTAGCCCTTCAAAGGCAAACTCAGGAAGTGCAGAATAATTTAGAGACTGTCGCTGAGGTTGATGTCGTACGTTTTCCTCAGGAGACTCGGAGAAACACTTTGATCAAAGACACCATGCGGGAGCAGTGCATCCCCAGCCTGGTGGAGTCCTGGTTCCAGATCCTGCAGACGTACCAGCTGTCCCACCCTGAACTCACCTGCCAGTGTCTGGAGGTGGTGGGAGCCTACGTGTCCTGGATCGACCTGAACCTGATCGCCAACGACCGGTCAgtccacacacactctgaatcAGCACAGAAAACACGTAAGTCTGAACATCTGGCTGTACCTGACAGCattgtgtgtgcgttgtgttgTCAGCTTTGTGAATCTGCTGCTGAGTCAGATGTcggtggaggagctgagggagGAGGCCTGTGACTGTCTGTTTGAGATCGTCAACAAAGGGATGGACCCTGTGGACAAAACCAAGCTGGTGGAGTCTCTGTGCCAAGTGCTGCAGTCGGCCGGCTTCTTCAACGTGGAGCAGGTGAGACGTCTTGCTGTTCTGACATCATCATGTGAGCTGGACGAGCTTTTCAGTGATGGAAAATGATCGTACAGACGGAAACCAAAACTGGAAAGCACACTGTGTGAGCGGACAACAGCAAGACTGTAACACAACCAATAACTGCATTTAACAGCATGTACACAACTCTGAGGTCACTGATGTTTGAAACATACACTCTGCTTGTTTGTAAAGATTAATCATGAAGGAATCTTTAATGAAGCGAGgctcagacaggaaacagctctcttgttttcacttcctccttcctgtctgctcAGGAGGAGGACGTGGACTTCCTGGCCAAGTTCTCTCGCCTGGTGAACGGGATGGGTCAGAGTCTGGTGCTGAGCTGGACCAAGCTGGCCAAGGCCGGCAACGTGAAGGACGCCGCGGAGACGCTGCAGGCGGTGGAGGCCAAGGtgccgctgctgctgcaactGCTGGTACACGAAGACGACGACATCTCGGCCAACATTGTCGGCTTCTGCTACGAGTATCTGCACGTGCTCAAACAGGTCAGCGTCAGGATGACGCCTCAGCTGGAAGAGTCACTGCACCTTTGGGGAAATATAAAGCATTTCAGGTAAAAGTGTACATTTTGTCCCATGTCATGTTTGCAGCTCCCTCAGCTGACGGACCAGCAGAAAACCAACATCGAGGCCGTCATGCTCGCCGTCATGAAGAAACTGACGTACGATGACGAGTACAACTTTGAGAACGAGGTGAGTCTGACACCGtcagctgtgacatcatcagagggGAGGAGCTGTCTGCTGATCTGTGCTCTGTTCTGTCAGGGCGAGGACGAGGCCATGTTCGTGGAGTacaggaaacagctgaagaTGCTGCTGGACCGCCTGGCTCAGGTCTcccctgagctgctgctggaggccgtTCGCCGAGTCTTCACCAACACCATGCAGTAAGAGTCCTGTTCAGCCTGTGGCCCCTCGCTGCAGGTTatcctggttcaggtctgggCCCTGTGGGTCTCACAGCTGCTTGTCTTGGTCCAGGTCCTGGCAGACGGCTCCGTTCATGGAGGTGGAGGTCGCCATCCGACTGCTCTACATGCTTGGCGAGGCCCTGCCGGCATCTCATGGAGCTCACTTCTCTGGCGACACAGCGAAGACGAGCGCTCTGCAGGACATGATGAGAACGGTGAGTCACATGGTTCCAAGGTCACATGACCCCTCCTCTTTCCACGCTGTTCGCCTCTGTGCTGATGTAGTCTGACTCCAACCCCCTCAGCTGGTGTCGTGTGGCGTTAGCAGCTACCAGCACagctctgtgtctctggagtTCTTTGAGACGGTCGTTCGCTACGACAAATTCTTCATCGTGGAGCCGCAGCACATTCCAAATGTTCTGGTGAGAAAATCCAGTCCACTTCAGTCCACTTCAGTGCTCTGAATCAGCTCCAACCTGACTAACCCGTGTTGTGTTCACTGTCAGATGACATTTCTGGACCAAAGAGGACTGAGACACAACAGCCCGAAGGTCCGCAGCAGAGTGGCCTACCTGTTTTCTAGATTCATCAAAACCCTGCAGTAAGTCTGAGATCCTGATCCTCTCGAGGCCAGAACAGGATCTGGATCCTTACTGAATAAATGTGTactgatgaagtgatgatgatgatgttctcTGCTGACAGTAAACACATGAATGCCTTCATCGAGGAAATCCTGACGCGGATCCAGGACTTGCTGGAACTGGCTCCTCCTGTAAGTGCCATGATGTGACATGTCTTTACCCAGAATCCTCAGCCTCAAGGGAAACTGATAAGGGATCGATTATCCTCTGTCCAGGAAAATGGCTTCCCAGCACTGCTGACCAGCGATGACCAGCTCTTCATGTTTGAGACGGCGGGTGTCCTGATTGTGAACAGCGAGTGTCCGGTAGAGAGGAAACAGGCGCTGATGAGGAGTCTGCTGACGCCGCTGATGGACGCTTTCCGTCTGCTGCTCGCCAAACTGCCgcaggagacagagacagagagacaggctgCCCTCGCCGACTGTCTGAGCCACGCTGTGGGATTCGCCAGGTGAGGATCCAGACCCGTCTGTTTCCACGATTCTTGATCCTCAAGTTGAATCCAGATCTGAGGACTGACCTTCTATCGGGTTCTTTCTGAGTCCTCATTGAGGAAGAGAGACTttttaaacatgaaacatgCAGTCTTTATAAATGGCTTTATGAGGAGAACAGGATGTGATGTCACTTACCTCATCTTCCTCCCTTGTCTGCGCAGCCGGACCAGTAAGGCCTTCAGCAACAAGCAGACGGTCAAGCAGTGCGGCTGCACGGAGGTCTACAGAGACTGTCTGCAGACCTTCCTGCCTGCGCTGAGCTGCCCTGTCCAGCGGGCGGTGCTGCGCAGCTCAGTGCGCTCCTTCCTGCACCGGATGATCATCtgcatggaggaggaggtgctgcCCTTCGTCCCCGCCGCCTCTGAGCACATGCTGAAGGACTGCGAGGCCAAAGACCTGCAGGAGTTCATCCCGCTCATCAGCCAGATCACCGCCAAGTTCAAGGTACGCAGGAGAACCGGCTGTTGTTTAACGGTTGTTCTGAAGGGCTGCCGCGTGACTAACAGGCTTTTTCTCCCGTTGCCATGGCAGCGGCAGGTCTCCCCCTTCCTGCAGCAGGTCTTCATGCCGCTGGTCCTCGCCATCTTTGAGGTGCTGGCCCGGCCAGCGGAAGACAATGACCAGGCGGCGGCTCTGGAGAAACAGATGCTGAGGAGAAGCTACTTCAGCTTCATTCAGACCGTCACGGGGAGCGGGATGAACGAGGTGATGGCCAACCAGGGTGAGTTTACCAGCAGCAGGCGGCGTCTTCTGTCACAGCTTCGTTAAAGCGGTTGGATGACTTGAGTATGTTTGTTTCCAGGAGCAGAAAACATCGAGCGTGTGCTCTTCACCATCATCCAGGGCGCCGTGGACTTCCCCGACCCCATCGCTCAGAAAACCTGCTTCATCATCCTGTCCAAGCTGGTGGAGCTGTGGGGTGAGAATGTCACATGACCTCTCTGTCCTCGCCGTTCTCACCTCCATTCTTGTCTCCTGACGATGATCGATCTGATGCTCCACAGGTGGGAAAGACGGCATGGTGGGCTTCCCCGACTTCATCTACAAACACATCGTCCCCGCATGTTTCCTGGCCCCCCTCAAACCGACCTTTGACCTGTCTGATGCGCAGACAGTCCTGGTGAGTTTCAACATGAGTTCAGTTCAGACCTGATCGCAGGTTCAGCTTCCCAGACTCACCACCGCTCTCTGTGTTCCAGACGTTGTCAGAATGTGCCGTCACACTGAAGATGATTCATCTCAAACGGGTAAATCACTTTGGACCAGCAGTAACTGGGGGGGTCTGATGGGGCGGCCTCAGCGTTCTCATGTAAACAGTTCTATCATCGTTCCCTCAGGGTCCGGAGTGCATCCAGTTCCTGCAGCAGGATTATCTGCCGTCACTGCAGGTGTCTCCAGAAATCTCACAGGTAAGAATCACCcctagccccgccccctaacccctcccctccttcctgctctgtttccctgaacatcatgttgtgttgaggACTAAAGTACAGGCTGCGTTGTTACCAAATGTTATTAATTGTGTtgagtttttggtttttaacattttccagACTGTGATTCATCACCGTTGGATGTTATGAGGTGTTTAAGGAAGCTGGATTTTTCAGCTCTGTGCTGatttgtcatgttgtgtgtttgtgaatcaGGAGTTGTGTCAAGTTCTCCAGCAGCCTGACGTCAAAGTGCTGAAAAACTACATCAAGGTAGGACTTCCTTGTGACGTTTGACACCAGTTGGTTTGGTCTGTGGCCTGTCTGATTggtcctctcctccccctcccactaACACCCCTGCAGGCGTTCTTTCAGCAAGCCAAGCTGTAGGACACAACGGGAAGTTCACTGGGATTCT
This window encodes:
- the xpot gene encoding exportin-T isoform X2; protein product: MACQSVAAIMDEQALLGLNPNADARYRQRAMAYFEQLKESQDAWEVCAEALAKGIYNDDHVKFFCFQVLEHQIKFRHAALSAAQQQLIRETLMKWLQCQLMNTQPEKPFIRNKAAQVLALTFIMEYLTMWPKFFFDILTLVGLNPHGVDIYLRTLMAIDAEVVDRDILHTPEETRRNTLIKDTMREQCIPSLVESWFQILQTYQLSHPELTCQCLEVVGAYVSWIDLNLIANDRFVNLLLSQMSVEELREEACDCLFEIVNKGMDPVDKTKLVESLCQVLQSAGFFNVEQEEDVDFLAKFSRLVNGMGQSLVLSWTKLAKAGNVKDAAETLQAVEAKVPLLLQLLVHEDDDISANIVGFCYEYLHVLKQLPQLTDQQKTNIEAVMLAVMKKLTYDDEYNFENEGEDEAMFVEYRKQLKMLLDRLAQVSPELLLEAVRRVFTNTMQSWQTAPFMEVEVAIRLLYMLGEALPASHGAHFSGDTAKTSALQDMMRTLVSCGVSSYQHSSVSLEFFETVVRYDKFFIVEPQHIPNVLMTFLDQRGLRHNSPKVRSRVAYLFSRFIKTLHKHMNAFIEEILTRIQDLLELAPPENGFPALLTSDDQLFMFETAGVLIVNSECPVERKQALMRSLLTPLMDAFRLLLAKLPQETETERQAALADCLSHAVGFASRTSKAFSNKQTVKQCGCTEVYRDCLQTFLPALSCPVQRAVLRSSVRSFLHRMIICMEEEVLPFVPAASEHMLKDCEAKDLQEFIPLISQITAKFKVSPFLQQVFMPLVLAIFEVLARPAEDNDQAAALEKQMLRRSYFSFIQTVTGSGMNEVMANQGAENIERVLFTIIQGAVDFPDPIAQKTCFIILSKLVELWGGKDGMVGFPDFIYKHIVPACFLAPLKPTFDLSDAQTVLTLSECAVTLKMIHLKRGPECIQFLQQDYLPSLQVSPEISQELCQVLQQPDVKVLKNYIKAFFQQAKL
- the xpot gene encoding exportin-T isoform X1 — its product is MACQSVAAIMDEQALLGLNPNADARYRQRAMAYFEQLKESQDAWEVCAEALAKGIYNDDHVKFFCFQVLEHQIKFRHAALSAAQQQLIRETLMKWLQCQLMNTQPEKPFIRNKAAQVLALTFIMEYLTMWPKFFFDILTLVGLNPHGVDIYLRTLMAIDAEVVDRDILHTPEETRRNTLIKDTMREQCIPSLVESWFQILQTYQLSHPELTCQCLEVVGAYVSWIDLNLIANDRFVNLLLSQMSVEELREEACDCLFEIVNKGMDPVDKTKLVESLCQVLQSAGFFNVEQEEDVDFLAKFSRLVNGMGQSLVLSWTKLAKAGNVKDAAETLQAVEAKVPLLLQLLVHEDDDISANIVGFCYEYLHVLKQLPQLTDQQKTNIEAVMLAVMKKLTYDDEYNFENEGEDEAMFVEYRKQLKMLLDRLAQVSPELLLEAVRRVFTNTMQSWQTAPFMEVEVAIRLLYMLGEALPASHGAHFSGDTAKTSALQDMMRTLVSCGVSSYQHSSVSLEFFETVVRYDKFFIVEPQHIPNVLMTFLDQRGLRHNSPKVRSRVAYLFSRFIKTLHKHMNAFIEEILTRIQDLLELAPPENGFPALLTSDDQLFMFETAGVLIVNSECPVERKQALMRSLLTPLMDAFRLLLAKLPQETETERQAALADCLSHAVGFASRTSKAFSNKQTVKQCGCTEVYRDCLQTFLPALSCPVQRAVLRSSVRSFLHRMIICMEEEVLPFVPAASEHMLKDCEAKDLQEFIPLISQITAKFKRQVSPFLQQVFMPLVLAIFEVLARPAEDNDQAAALEKQMLRRSYFSFIQTVTGSGMNEVMANQGAENIERVLFTIIQGAVDFPDPIAQKTCFIILSKLVELWGGKDGMVGFPDFIYKHIVPACFLAPLKPTFDLSDAQTVLTLSECAVTLKMIHLKRGPECIQFLQQDYLPSLQVSPEISQELCQVLQQPDVKVLKNYIKAFFQQAKL